A single window of Helicobacter pylori DNA harbors:
- the aroB gene encoding 3-dehydroquinate synthase, with translation MQEILIPLKEKSYKVFLGELPEIKLKQKALIISDSIVAGLHLSYLLKHLKALEVRVCVIESGEKYKNLNSLERILNNAFEMQLNRHSLMIALGGGVISDMVGFASSIYFRGIDFINIPTTLLAQVDASVGGKTGINTPYGKNLIGSFHQPRAVYIDLSFLKTLEKREFQAGVAEIIKMAVCFDKNLVERLETKDLKDCLEEVVFQSVSIKAQVVVQDEKEQNIRAGLNYGHTFGHAIEKETDYERFLHGEAIAIGMRMANDLALSLGMLTLKEYERIENLLKKFDLVFHYQILDLQKFYERLFLDKKSEDKTIKFILPKGIGAFEVASHIPKETILKVLEKWH, from the coding sequence ATGCAAGAAATTTTAATCCCTTTAAAAGAAAAAAGCTATAAAGTGTTTTTGGGGGAACTGCCTGAAATAAAATTGAAACAAAAAGCCCTCATCATTAGCGATAGCATCGTGGCCGGGTTGCATTTATCGTATTTATTAAAGCACTTGAAAGCCTTAGAAGTCAGAGTGTGCGTGATAGAGTCCGGAGAAAAATACAAGAATCTTAATTCACTAGAGCGCATTTTAAACAACGCCTTTGAAATGCAATTAAACCGCCATTCTTTAATGATAGCCCTTGGTGGGGGAGTGATAAGCGATATGGTGGGGTTTGCGAGCAGTATTTATTTTAGGGGGATTGATTTTATTAATATCCCTACGACTTTGCTCGCTCAAGTGGATGCGAGCGTGGGGGGGAAAACAGGGATCAATACGCCTTATGGCAAGAATTTAATCGGATCGTTCCACCAGCCTAGAGCGGTTTATATTGATTTGTCTTTTTTAAAAACCCTTGAAAAAAGGGAATTTCAAGCAGGGGTGGCTGAAATCATTAAAATGGCGGTGTGTTTTGATAAAAACTTGGTAGAAAGATTGGAAACAAAGGATTTAAAAGATTGTTTAGAAGAAGTGGTTTTCCAAAGCGTCAGTATCAAAGCTCAAGTCGTTGTTCAAGATGAAAAAGAGCAAAACATCAGGGCTGGGTTGAACTATGGGCATACCTTTGGGCATGCGATAGAAAAAGAGACTGATTATGAGCGATTTTTGCATGGCGAAGCGATCGCTATTGGCATGCGCATGGCTAATGATTTAGCCCTTTCTTTAGGCATGCTCACTCTAAAAGAATACGAACGCATAGAAAATTTATTGAAAAAATTTGATTTGGTATTCCATTACCAAATCCTTGATCTTCAAAAATTTTACGAACGCTTGTTTTTAGACAAAAAAAGCGAGGATAAGACAATCAAATTCATTCTGCCCAAAGGCATTGGAGCGTTTGAGGTTGCCTCTCATATCCCTAAAGAAACGATTTTAAAGGTGTTAGAAAAATGGCATTAA
- a CDS encoding mechanosensitive ion channel family protein: MALRVLLFFCFLFLQAEDKSQELLSIQKQMALVDKKLAKDDNVWLKKFENYKIYNQIYTEKESVRQELRRLKNKKSKDLLKISTLEHTLKALESQQKMFESYGVNPFKDLIERPNIPNIPNIANPIAIIDGISFIKSMRLKHESLKSNQTALEEVLKLLDQKHQLLNQWHALDKSAKLSDEIYQTQAKRLELQGAQNILKTTIGIFQKDSDEAISIVKSQVKNQLFKLVYVFLAALLSVVFAWILKIISSKYIENNERVYTVNKAINFVNVSVIILIFLFSYLENVTYLVTVLGFASAGLAIAMKDLFMSLLGWFIILIGGSVHVGDRVRIAKGTDIFIGDVLDISMLHITILEDVTFTTYTNNRRAGRIIFVPNNYIFTTMFANYSHFGMKTVWDGVDFCVTFDSDFKKASKIALNIATELSKEYTDITYKQLNKMRDRYSLRSLSVKPRCFLMPENNGIKISVWYQTNSYATMSLRSKIVAEIVEAFLKEENIHIAYTTSKLLKVDADALGDGFGNKREQK, encoded by the coding sequence ATGGCATTAAGGGTATTATTATTCTTTTGTTTTTTGTTTTTACAAGCAGAAGATAAAAGCCAAGAGCTATTGTCCATACAAAAACAAATGGCTTTGGTGGATAAAAAACTCGCCAAAGACGATAATGTGTGGTTGAAAAAATTTGAAAACTATAAGATTTACAATCAAATTTATACCGAAAAAGAGAGCGTGAGGCAGGAATTAAGGCGCTTAAAAAACAAAAAAAGCAAGGATTTATTAAAGATTAGCACCTTAGAGCATACCCTAAAGGCTTTAGAGTCCCAGCAAAAAATGTTTGAAAGCTATGGGGTCAATCCTTTTAAGGATTTGATAGAGCGCCCCAATATCCCCAATATCCCTAATATCGCTAACCCTATTGCGATCATTGATGGCATTTCTTTCATTAAGAGCATGCGTTTAAAGCATGAAAGTCTCAAAAGCAATCAGACTGCTTTAGAAGAAGTTTTAAAGCTTTTAGATCAAAAACACCAGCTTTTAAATCAGTGGCACGCCTTGGATAAAAGCGCGAAATTGAGCGATGAAATTTATCAAACTCAAGCCAAACGCTTAGAATTGCAAGGGGCTCAAAACATTTTAAAAACCACGATTGGGATTTTCCAAAAAGACAGCGATGAGGCTATAAGCATTGTCAAATCTCAAGTTAAAAACCAGCTTTTTAAATTGGTTTATGTGTTTTTAGCAGCCCTTTTGAGCGTGGTGTTTGCGTGGATTTTAAAAATCATTTCCAGTAAATACATTGAAAATAATGAGCGCGTCTATACCGTGAATAAAGCCATTAACTTCGTGAATGTGAGCGTGATCATTTTAATCTTTCTTTTTTCTTATTTAGAAAACGTTACTTATTTGGTCACGGTTTTAGGCTTTGCGAGCGCGGGCTTAGCGATTGCGATGAAGGATTTGTTCATGAGCTTGCTTGGGTGGTTTATCATTTTGATTGGGGGGAGCGTGCATGTGGGCGATAGGGTGCGTATCGCTAAGGGGACGGATATTTTTATTGGCGATGTGTTGGATATTTCTATGTTGCACATTACGATTTTAGAAGATGTAACCTTTACCACTTACACGAACAACAGGAGAGCGGGCCGAATTATTTTTGTGCCTAATAATTATATTTTCACCACCATGTTTGCTAATTACAGCCATTTTGGGATGAAAACGGTTTGGGATGGCGTGGATTTTTGCGTTACATTTGATTCTGATTTTAAAAAAGCGTCTAAAATTGCACTCAATATCGCTACAGAATTGTCTAAAGAATACACGGATATTACCTACAAACAGCTCAATAAAATGCGCGACCGGTATTCTTTAAGGAGTTTGAGCGTCAAGCCTCGATGCTTTTTGATGCCTGAAAATAACGGGATAAAAATTTCGGTGTGGTATCAAACCAATTCGTATGCAACCATGTCTTTAAGGAGCAAGATTGTGGCTGAAATCGTTGAAGCCTTTTTGAAAGAAGAAAATATCCATATCGCTTATACGACCAGCAAGCTGCTTAAAGTGGATGCTGATGCTCTAGGCGATGGTTTTGGGAATAAAAGGGAACAAAAATGA
- the mtaB gene encoding tRNA (N(6)-L-threonylcarbamoyladenosine(37)-C(2))-methylthiotransferase MtaB, which produces MKKVYFKTFGCRTNLFDTQVMGENLKHFSATLEEQEADIIVINSCTVTNGADSAVRSYAKKMARLDKEVLFTGCGVKTQGKELFEKGLLKGVFGHDNKEKINALLQEKKRFFIDDNLENKHLDTTMVSEFVGKTRAFIKIQEGCDFDCNYCIIPSVRGRARSFEERKILEQVGLLCSKGVQEVVLTGTNVGSYGKDRGSNIARLIKKLSQINGLKRIRIGSLEPNQINDEFLELLEEDFLEKHLHIALQHSHDLMLERMNRRNRTKSDRELLEVIASKNFAIGTDFIVGHPGESGSVFEKAFKNLESLPLTHIHPFIYSKRKDTPSSLMTDSVSLEDSKKRLNAIKDLIFHKNKAFRQLQFKLNTPLKALVEAQKDGEFKALDQFFNPIKIKSDKPLRASFLEIKEYEIKERENHAVF; this is translated from the coding sequence ATGAAAAAAGTCTATTTCAAAACTTTTGGGTGCAGGACGAATCTTTTTGACACGCAAGTGATGGGCGAGAATTTGAAACATTTTAGCGCGACCTTAGAAGAACAAGAAGCCGATATTATTGTGATCAATTCTTGCACCGTGACCAATGGGGCTGATAGCGCAGTAAGGAGTTACGCTAAAAAAATGGCGCGATTGGATAAGGAAGTGCTATTTACCGGCTGTGGGGTGAAAACCCAAGGCAAAGAGCTTTTTGAAAAAGGGCTTTTAAAGGGCGTTTTTGGGCATGACAATAAAGAAAAGATTAACGCGCTTTTACAAGAAAAAAAGCGTTTTTTTATAGATGACAATTTAGAAAACAAGCACTTAGACACCACGATGGTGAGCGAGTTTGTGGGAAAAACTAGGGCGTTTATCAAGATCCAAGAAGGCTGTGATTTTGATTGCAATTATTGCATTATCCCAAGCGTGAGAGGGAGGGCTAGGAGTTTTGAAGAGAGGAAAATTTTAGAGCAAGTGGGTCTTTTATGCTCTAAAGGCGTTCAAGAAGTGGTTTTAACCGGCACCAATGTGGGGAGCTATGGGAAAGATAGAGGAAGCAATATCGCAAGGTTGATTAAAAAATTAAGCCAGATTAACGGATTAAAACGCATAAGGATTGGGAGCTTAGAACCTAATCAAATCAACGATGAATTTTTAGAGCTTTTAGAAGAGGATTTTTTAGAAAAACATTTGCATATCGCTTTACAGCACAGCCATGATCTCATGCTAGAGAGGATGAATCGAAGAAACCGCACTAAAAGCGATAGGGAATTATTAGAGGTAATCGCTTCTAAGAATTTTGCTATTGGCACGGATTTTATTGTGGGGCATCCGGGCGAGAGCGGAAGCGTTTTTGAAAAAGCGTTTAAAAATTTAGAAAGCTTGCCTTTAACGCACATCCACCCTTTTATTTACAGCAAACGAAAAGACACCCCCTCTAGCTTGATGACTGATAGCGTGAGTTTGGAAGATTCTAAAAAGCGTTTGAATGCGATTAAAGATCTGATTTTTCATAAAAATAAGGCGTTCAGGCAATTGCAATTCAAGCTCAACACGCCCCTAAAAGCCCTAGTGGAAGCGCAAAAAGATGGCGAATTTAAAGCCTTAGATCAATTTTTTAACCCCATTAAAATCAAAAGCGATAAGCCTTTAAGGGCCAGTTTTTTAGAAATCAAAGAGTATGAAATTAAGGAGAGGGAAAACCATGCCGTTTTCTAA
- a CDS encoding AAA family ATPase: MPFSKFLENLTAPFKRIKNRSLVLALGFLILTFCLLLFLILSDVSRLISGKDFFYVIQSHPKQTLIEDENYFYANKGLYKTNKEAFLRAYKIPESIPIERRENLSKVSKIFLALLFFISSMLFGIFWRLPKRLDTKMSLESASKNELENAFQRYDALGVRFEDIAGVDEVKEELLEVIDYLKNPKKYQDLGIFLPKGVLLIGPPGVGKTMIAKALASEARVPFFYESGSAFSQIYVGAGAKKVHELFMHAKRHAPSIIFIDEIDALGKARGGHRSDEREATLNQLLTEMDGFLQNDEVVVIGATNQMEVMDEALLRSKRFDRRIFISLPDLLERQSILEKLLENKKHALNYLKIAKICVGFSGAMLATLINESALNALKHQRTEITESDILEVKDKIAYGKKKPQTLDENQKELVALYQSAKALSAYWLEIEFDKAPILGEFIAFNENKIHSESEIKNYIKVYLSGTIVLELLYKERYSLSKQDLQKAKFLNEFMASELLLAPTKESLSVLYEEQLEFLKPQIAACKRLSVLLLEQECLEHSNLYDLLNG; encoded by the coding sequence ATGCCGTTTTCTAAATTTTTAGAAAACCTCACCGCTCCCTTTAAACGCATCAAAAACCGCTCGCTTGTTTTGGCGTTAGGGTTTTTGATCCTTACTTTTTGCTTGCTTCTTTTTTTAATTTTAAGCGATGTTTCTAGGCTCATATCGGGTAAGGACTTTTTTTATGTGATCCAATCCCACCCTAAGCAAACTCTAATTGAAGATGAAAATTATTTTTATGCCAATAAAGGACTTTATAAAACCAACAAAGAAGCCTTTTTAAGAGCCTATAAAATCCCAGAAAGCATACCCATAGAAAGACGAGAAAATTTAAGCAAGGTTTCTAAAATCTTTTTAGCGTTGCTTTTTTTCATTTCTAGCATGCTTTTTGGGATCTTTTGGCGTTTGCCTAAACGATTGGATACTAAAATGAGTTTAGAAAGCGCATCTAAAAACGAATTAGAAAATGCATTCCAGCGATACGATGCGCTAGGGGTGCGTTTTGAAGATATTGCAGGGGTGGATGAAGTTAAAGAAGAATTATTAGAAGTGATAGACTATTTAAAAAACCCTAAAAAATACCAGGATTTAGGGATTTTTCTCCCTAAGGGCGTGCTTTTAATCGGGCCTCCTGGAGTGGGGAAAACCATGATCGCTAAAGCCTTAGCGAGTGAAGCCAGAGTGCCGTTTTTTTATGAAAGCGGGAGCGCGTTTTCTCAAATTTATGTGGGGGCTGGGGCTAAAAAAGTGCATGAACTTTTCATGCATGCTAAAAGGCATGCCCCCTCTATTATTTTTATTGATGAAATTGACGCTTTGGGTAAGGCTAGGGGAGGGCATAGGAGCGATGAAAGAGAGGCCACGCTCAATCAGCTTTTAACCGAAATGGATGGGTTTTTGCAAAACGATGAGGTGGTGGTGATAGGAGCGACTAACCAAATGGAAGTGATGGATGAAGCGCTATTAAGGAGCAAACGATTTGATCGGCGCATTTTCATTTCTTTACCGGATTTACTAGAAAGACAGAGCATTTTAGAAAAGCTTTTAGAAAACAAAAAGCATGCGCTCAATTACCTTAAGATCGCTAAAATTTGCGTGGGTTTTAGCGGGGCGATGTTAGCGACTTTAATCAATGAAAGCGCTCTAAACGCCCTAAAACACCAACGAACCGAAATCACTGAGAGCGACATTTTAGAAGTGAAAGACAAGATCGCTTACGGCAAGAAAAAGCCCCAAACTTTAGACGAAAACCAAAAGGAATTAGTCGCTTTGTATCAAAGCGCGAAAGCCTTGAGCGCGTATTGGCTAGAAATTGAATTTGATAAAGCGCCAATATTAGGGGAATTTATCGCCTTTAATGAAAATAAAATCCACAGCGAGAGCGAGATTAAAAATTACATTAAAGTGTATTTGAGCGGGACGATTGTTTTAGAGTTGCTTTATAAAGAGCGTTATAGTTTGTCTAAACAAGACTTGCAAAAAGCGAAATTTTTGAATGAATTTATGGCTAGTGAGCTTCTTTTAGCCCCTACAAAAGAGTCTTTAAGCGTTCTTTATGAAGAGCAATTGGAGTTTTTAAAGCCGCAAATTGCAGCTTGCAAGCGATTAAGCGTTCTGTTATTAGAGCAAGAATGTTTAGAACATTCTAATTTGTATGATTTGTTGAACGGGTGA
- the bioV gene encoding pimelyl-ACP methyl ester esterase BioV: MRFFSGFGFVNESVLFEEWLLKGAYDVSGFSMGAIKAIEYAYNEILQQRRINSLLLFSPCMLAHKSLAFKRLQLSSFQKDPQSYMDNFYQAVGLSVQLERFKKMGSLEELEFLLDYKYSDPTIRFLLEKGVKIEVFIGLKDKITDIQALLEFFIPLVQVWQFKDYNHLLQKS, from the coding sequence ATGCGTTTTTTTAGTGGTTTTGGGTTCGTTAATGAAAGCGTTTTGTTTGAAGAGTGGCTTTTAAAAGGGGCTTATGATGTGTCAGGCTTCTCTATGGGGGCGATTAAGGCGATAGAATACGCTTATAATGAAATCTTACAACAGCGGCGCATCAATTCTTTGTTATTGTTTTCGCCTTGCATGTTAGCGCATAAGAGTTTGGCGTTCAAACGCTTGCAACTTTCTTCGTTTCAAAAAGATCCGCAAAGCTACATGGACAACTTTTATCAAGCCGTGGGATTGAGCGTTCAATTGGAGCGTTTTAAAAAAATGGGTTCTTTAGAAGAATTAGAATTTTTATTGGATTACAAGTATAGTGATCCTACAATTAGATTTTTATTGGAAAAGGGCGTGAAGATTGAAGTGTTTATCGGTTTAAAAGATAAAATCACTGACATTCAAGCCCTTTTAGAATTTTTTATTCCTTTAGTTCAAGTGTGGCAGTTTAAAGACTATAACCATTTGTTGCAAAAATCTTAA
- a CDS encoding DUF4149 domain-containing protein: MKKFGLGVYLLLLGILGGSLITLGVIVAPIVFKASSILPELNLTPFESGKLMSQIFVRFNFLLGAIGFVVLLYEIISFIYSKRSFVYLILGVAIGALCLLFVFYYTPYILNAQKVGEVALQSAEFARSHAQSEWLFKELLVLVCALFFWRLFGKNAV; encoded by the coding sequence ATGAAAAAATTTGGTTTAGGGGTGTATTTGCTTCTTTTAGGTATTTTGGGCGGTTCTTTGATCACTTTAGGGGTGATAGTCGCGCCCATTGTTTTCAAAGCTTCAAGCATTTTACCTGAATTGAATCTAACTCCCTTTGAGAGCGGGAAACTCATGTCGCAAATCTTTGTGCGTTTCAATTTTCTTTTAGGCGCGATCGGTTTTGTGGTGTTACTTTATGAAATCATTTCATTTATCTACTCTAAAAGATCGTTCGTGTATTTGATCCTTGGCGTGGCGATAGGGGCGTTGTGTTTGCTCTTTGTTTTTTATTACACGCCTTATATTTTAAACGCGCAAAAGGTGGGCGAAGTTGCGCTTCAAAGCGCTGAATTTGCCCGCTCGCACGCTCAAAGCGAATGGCTGTTTAAGGAATTGCTTGTGCTGGTGTGCGCTTTGTTTTTTTGGCGTTTGTTTGGGAAAAATGCGGTTTGA